The DNA region GCCAACCTCATCCTCTCGATGAAGCAGCGCCTCGCGGAGATCACCGCGGGCCAGACCGGGAAGACCGTCGAGCAGATCAACGAGGACGGCGACCGCGACCGCTGGTTCACCGCCGACGAGGCACTGGAGTACGGATTCGTCGACCACATCCGCGAGCACGCCAGCGACGTGCACGGCGGCGGTGGCACCGGCGCGGACAAGTAAGGCAGGACGACGCACATGTACACACCCACCTTCCGCGCTGCCGGGAACCTGCCCTCCAGCCGCTACGTGCTGCCGCAGTTCGAGGAGCGCACGGCCTACGGCTTCAAGCGCCAGGACCCGTACAACAAGCTGTTCGAGGATCGCGTGATCTTCCTCGGCGTGCAGGTCGACGACGCCTCGGCCGATGATGTCATGGCGCAGCTGCTGGTCCTGGAGAGCCAGGACGCCGAGCGCGACATCACGATGTACATCAACTCGCCCGGTGGTTCCTTCACTGCGATGACGGCCATCTACGACACCATGCAGTACGTGGCGCCGCAGATCCAGACCGTCGTCCTCGGGCAGGCGGCGTCCGCGGCGTCCGTGCTGCTGGCGGCCGGGGCCCCCGGCAAGCGCCTCGCGCTGCCCAACGCGCGCGTGCTCATGCACCAGCCGGCGATGGGCGAGGCCGGTCAGGGCCAGGCATCCGACATCGAGATCCAGGCCAACGAGATCATGCGCATGCGTACGTGGCTTGAGGAGACCATGGCGCGCCACACCGGTCAGGCGGTGGAGAAGGTCAACCGCGACATCGATCGCGACAACATCCTCTCCGCCGAGCAGGCCAAGGAGTACGGCATCGTCGACCAGGTGCTCACCTCGCGCAAGCGCGCCTGAGCACGTCATCTCACGAGGGCGGCTCGGTTCTGCGGAACCGGGCCGCCCGTCGTCGTGTCCGCGGCGTGCGCTTCGCGCCGGCTCCGCACGAGGGGGCCGCGGATGCGCGGATTCCATGACTCGTGCTGCTCATTTGAGCATCATGGCGCGCGTACGTCGGTGCACTCCTAAGCTGGATACGGAAGGAGGATGTCATGGACGACGAACTTCTCATGGTGCGCGCGGCCGAGCTCTCGTACGACGAGAATCGCACGCAGGACGAGATCGGCGCACTCCTCGGCATCTCCCGGTGGAAGGTCGGCAGACTGCTGCTCCAGGCTCGCGAGCGCGGGATCGTGCGCATCGAGATCGTGCATCCGCGTGCCCGACGGCTGGGCCTGGAGCGTGCTCTCCTCGGTCGGTTCGGATTGACGGATGCCGTCGTCGTCCCTGCGTCCGACGATCCCGGCGCGGTGCTGGAGCGCGTCGCCCGCGCCGCCGCCGACCTGCTCACGGCGCTGCGTCCCGTCCCGCGCACGCTGGCCGTCAGCTGGGGGCGCACGCTCACCGCCGTCGCCGACGCACTGCCCGACGGGTGGGCGCACGGCGTCACCGTCGTGCAGGCCAACGGCGGAGTGAGTGTGAACCGGAGGGCCGGCGGCGCGGCATCCGTCGCCGTCACCATCGCCCAGCGCGGTGAGGGGCAGGCCGTGCTGCTGCCGAGTCCGGCGATCCTGGAGCGCATCGAGACCAAGCGGGCCGTCGAAGCGGACCGCACCGTCGCCGCCATCCTCGAGCGGGCCGCGGGTGCGGACACCTTCCTGTTCACCGCGGGGCCGTGCGATCCGGCATCCGCTCATGTGGAGAACGGCTACCTGACCGCCGATGACATCGCCGAGCTCGCACGGCGCGGCGCAGTGGGGGATCTGCTCGGCCGCTACATCGACGCCGACGGGAACATCGTCGACCCGCAGCTGGATGCGCGCACCCTCGGTGTCGGCCTCGACCGGGTGCGCGCGTCGCCCCGATCCATCTTCGTCACCGCGGGCATCGCCAAGCACGACATCGCGCGTACAGTCGTCAGCAACGGCCTCTGCACTGTTCTGGTGACCGACGAACCCACCGCCCTGGCACTTCTGGAGGAGACATGACGACCACGGAACTCGCCCGACGCACCGCCGTCGACGTCCTGGGCGGTGAGCCCGATGACGCGACCCTGCGTCGTTTCCTGCACGGACTGCCCGGTGTGGACGCGGTCGGGCTGGAACAGCGCGCGGCCGCCCTCGGCACGCGCTCGATCAAGGCCACCTCGAAGGCCTGGGCGCTGGACAAGGTCATCTCGCTGATCGACCTCACCACGCTCGAGGGCGCTGATACGGCGGGCAAGGTGCGCTCCCTGGTCGCGAAGGCCAAGAATCCGGATGCTTCGGACCCGACCACCCCGCGGGTTGCGGCGGTGTGCGTGTACGGCGACATGGTCGGCCACGCGGTCGAGGCGCTCGGCGACCTGCACGGCGACCCCGACGAGGGGCGCATCTCCGTCGCCGCCGTCGCGACGGCCTTCCCGTCCGGTCGCGCGTCTGTCGACGTCAAGCTGGCCGACACCGCGGATGCCGTGGCCGCGGGCGCCGACGAGATCGACATGGTCATCGATCGCGGAGCGTTCCTCGAGGGGCGCTACGGGTTGGTGTTCGACCAGATTGCGCGGGTGAAAGAGGCCTGTCGGCGCGAGGACGGCAGCTACGCCTCGCTCAAGGTCATCATGGAGACCGGCGAGCTGAACACCTACGACAACATCAAGCGCGCCTCCTGGCTGTCGATCCTCGCGGGAGGCGACTTCATCAAGACGTCCACCGGCAAGGTGCAGCCCGCGGCGACCCTGCCCACCACCCTGCTCATGCTCGAGACCGTGCGGGACTGGCATCGTGCGACGGGGGAGAGGATCGGTGTGAAGCCCGCCGGCGGCATCCGCTCGTCGAAGGACGCGATCCGCTACCTCGTCACGGTCGCCGAGACCGCGGGCGAGGAATGGCTGCAGCCGCATCTGTTCCGTTTCGGCGCGTCGAGTCTGCTCAACGACGTCCTGCTGCAGCGCCAGAAGACCATCACCGGGCACTACTCCGGTGCCGACTACGTCACCATCGACTGAGGAGCCTCATATGTCATTCCTGGAATACGCTCCCGCCCCTGAATCCACAGCGATCCTGAAGCTCAAGGACAGCTACGGACTGTTCATCGACGGGGAGTTCGTCGACGGCTCCGGTCCCTCCTTCCACACCATCTCCCCCGCCGACGAGAGCCGCATCGCCGAGATCTCCTCGGCATCCGATGAGGACGTCGATCGCGCCGTCGCAGCCGCCCGGCGGGCGTACGACAAGGTGTGGTCGAAGATGAGCGGACGCGACCGGGGCAAGTACCTGTTCCGCGTCGCCCGCCTCGTTCAGGAGCGCGCCCGTGAGCTGGCCGTCGCGGAGAGTCTGGACAACGGCAAGCCGATCAAGGAGAGCCGTGACGTCGACGTGCCCCTGGTCGCGGCCTGGTTCTTCTACTACGCGGGTTGGGCCGACAAGCTCGACTATGCGGGTCTCGGCGCGAACCCGAAGTCGCTGGGCGTGGCGGGGCAGGTCATCCCGTGGAACTTCCCGCTGCTCATGCTGGCATGGAAGCTCGCACCGGCCCTCGCCGCCGGCAACACGGTGGTGCTCAAGCCCGCCGAGACCACACCCCTGACCGCGCTCATCTTCGCCGAGATCCTGCAGCAGGCCGACCTGCCGGCGGGCGTCGTGAACATCATCACGGGTGCGGGTGCCCCCGGAGCCGCTCTCGTGCGTCACGCCTATGTGGACAAGGTGGCCTTCACCGGATCCACGGCCGTCGGTCGAGACATCGCGAAGGCCATCGCGGGCACCGACAAGCGCGTGACGCTCGAGCTCGGCGGCAAGGCCGCGAACATCGTGTTCGACGACGCGCCCATCGATCAGGCCGTCGAGGGCATCGTGAACGGCATCTTCTTCAATCAGGGGCACGTGTGCTGCGCGGGCAGCCGACTGCTCGTGCAGGAGTCGATCCACGACGACGTCGTCGACCGCCTCAAGCATCGCCTGTCGACGCTGCGCCTCGGTGATCCGCTGGACAAGAACACCGACATCGGCGCCATCAACTCCGCGGCTCAGCTCGCCCGCATCCGCGAGCTCAGCGACATCGGCGAGGCCGAGGGCGCGGAGCGCTGGAGCGCGGACTGCGCGATCCCGGAGAAGGGCTTCTGGTTCGCCCCGACGATCTTCACCGGCGTCGAGGCGTCCAGCCGCATCGCCCGCGACGAGATCTTCGGACCCGTGCTGTCGGTGCTGACCTTCCGCACACCGGCCGAGGCGATCGCGAAGGCCAACAACACGCCGTACGGTCTGTCGGCCGGCATCTGGAGTGACAAGGGATCCCGCATCCTCGCCGTCGCCGACCGGTTGCGGGCCGGAGTGGTGTGGGCGAACACCTTCAACCGCTTCGACCCGTCGAGCCCGTTCGGCGGCTACAAGGAATCCGGCTACGGGCGCGAAGGCGGCCGTCATGGCCTGACCGCGTACCTCAAGGGAGCATCGGCATGAGCGCACGACTGACCGTTCCGAAGACGTACAAGCTCGCGATCGGCGGGGCGTTCCCGCGCAGCGAGTCAGGGCGCACCTATGAGGTGCTCTCCGCCGAGGGCGCCTTCCTCGCCAACGCCGCCAAGGCGTCGCGCAAGGACGCCAGGGATGCCGTGGTCGCCGCGCGGGCGGCCGTGAAGGGCTGGTCGGGTGCCACGGCCTACAACCGCGGGCAGGTGCTGTACCGGGTCGCGGAGATCCTGGAGGGGCGCCGCGCCCAGTTCGTCGACGAGATCGTCGGCCAGGAGGGCGCCACGGCCGCGGCGGCCGGCGCACAGGTGGATGCCGCGATCGACCTGTGGGTCTGGTACGCGGGATGGTGCGACAAGTACGCGCAGGTGGGCGGCAACGCCAACCCCGTCGCGGGCCCCTACTTCAACATCTCGGTGCCCGAGCCCACCGGGGTCGTCGCGATCGTGGCGCCGCAGGACTCCGCACTGCTGGGCCTGGTGTCCGTCATCGCCCCGGCGCTGGTCACCGGCAACACCGTCGTCGTGATCGCCAGCGAGCGGTTCCCGCTCTCCGCCATCAGCCTGGCCGAGGTGCTCGCGACCAGCGACGTGCCCGGGGGAGTCGTGAACGTGCTGACCGGCTCGCCGGCGGAGATCACTCCGTGGCTCGCCTCGCACGCCGATGTCGACGCCCTCGATCTCGCGGGCGCGGGCGACCTGGACTGGGTCGACCTGGAGATCGCCGCCGCCGACACCCTCAAACGCGTGCTGCGGCCCGGCGTGGGGTCGAACGGCGCCGTCGAGCAGAGCCTGGACCGCATCACGGCGCTCACCGAGACCAAGACCGTGTGGCACACGAAGTCCATGGTGTGACGTGAGACCGGATGCCGGGGCACCATCCGACATCAGCATGCCGGGCCGCACGCGCTGCGCGCCAATGCGCCCCGGTGTCGGTGCAGACGGTTAGGCTCGAATGACGGCATCAGGACCCCGCCTGGCCGCTCGCTTCGAGGAGGACGCGCATGGCACGCATCGGTGAGAGCGCTGACCTGTTCAAATGCTCTTTCTGCGGCAAGAGCCAGAAGCAGGTGCAGCAGCTGATCGCCGGCCCCGGCGTGTACATCTGCGACGAGTGCGTCGAGCTGTGCAACGAGATCATCGAGGAGCGGATGGCGGAGGCCGGCACCGGCCCGGTCGCCGACTTCGAACTGCCCAAGCCCCGGGAGATCCACGCCTTCCTCGAGGAGTACGTGGTCGGTCAGGACGACGCGAAGCGGTCCCTGGCCGTGGCGGTCTACAACCACTACAAGCGCGTACGCGCCCGCGGCACCATCCAGCCCGCCGAGCAGCGGGCGGAGGAGGTCGAGGTCGCCAAGAGCAACATCCTCATGCTGGGCCCGACCGGATGCGGCAAGACGTACCTCGCCCAGACACTGGCCAAGCGATTGAACGTGCCGTTCGCGGTGGCGGATGCCACGGCGCTCACCGAGGCCGGATACGTCGGCGAGGACGTCGAGAACATCCTCCTCAAGCTGCTGCAGGCCGCGGACTACGACGTCAAGCGCGCCGAGACCGGCATCATCTACATCGACGAGATCGACAAGATCGCCCGCAAGGCCGAGAACCCCTCCATCACCCGCGACGTGTCGGGGGAGGGCGTGCAGCAGGCGCTGCTGAAGATCCTCGAGGGCACGGTGGCCTCCGTCCCGCCGCAGGGCGGACGCAAGCATCCGCACCAGGAGTTCCTGCAGATCGACACGACGAACGTGCTGTTCATCGTCGCCGGCGCGTTCGCGGGGCTCGAGGACATCATCTCGGCCCGTGTCGGCAAGCACGGCGTCGGCTTCGGCGCACCGCTGCACGACAAGGACAAGGATCTCGATCTGTTCAGCGAGGTGCTCCCCGAGGACCTGCACAAGTTCGGGCTGATCCCGGAGTTCATCGGCCGACTGCCCGTGGTCACCTCCGTGTCGCCGCTGGATCAGGACGCCCTCATCGACATCCTCACCGGGCCCCGGAACGCGCTCGTCAAGCAGTATCAGCGCATGTTCGAGATCGACGGCGTCGTTCTGGAGTTCGAGGAGGACGCGCTGCGCGCCATCGCCGACCTCGCCGTGCTCCGCAAGACCGGCGCCCGCGGCCTGCGGGCGATCCTCGAAGACGTGCTGGGCCCGATCATGTTCGAGATCCCCTCGGCGGAGGACGTCACCAAGGTCATCGTCACCAAAGCCGCCGTCGAGGACGGGGCCGCTCCCACCGTGGTCATGACGCGCAAGCGCAAGAGCGCCTGAGACTCGCCGCACGAACCCGCAGAAGTGCGCACAACCTCGCAGGTCCGAGCCGGATTGCTGCGGAGTGGTGCGTTTCTGTGAGAACGCGCCGGATGCTCAGGCCTCGGTCATCACCGAGCCCGTGCCGCGCACACGAAGCGGACGCACGGCGGCGCCGGGACGGTGAGGGCCGGGGGTCAGGCGCCGAGGCGCCGACCCTCAGTCCTGGAACGGGCGGGAGACGACCTCTCCGGCTGCGTCCAGGAGGACCTCCCATCCGGCATCCAGTTCCGCCAGCGGGCGACCCTCCAACCAGGTGAGGGTCCAGTGCCCGCTGAGCCCGCGCGCCTCCAGGTCGGCGATCGCGGGGCGCAGCTCGGCCGGTACGGATGCCGGTGGCTGCGTCCCGGTGGCCCAGCGCGTCCCGAGCTGCATCACTGCTCCACCGGTGCGAGTTCGATCGCGGTGACCGACAGCTCGTCGGCTTCCGCGAAGCTCAGCTCGGCGATGCGACCGACCGCGCGCAGATCGTCCGCCGCCGCACGCAGCGCCGCGATCCTCTCCGCCGGGGCGGAGATGGTCGCGGTGGACACCGGAGTCTTCTGCGACGCCTTCGCCTCGGTCTTCGCACGACGGATGCCGATGAGCGCGGCACTCGCCGTCGCCAGCACATCGGGGTCGGCATCCGGCAGGCTCACGGCTCCGGGCTCGGGCCACGCCGCGGTGTGGATCGAGCCCTCCTCGAACCAGCTCCACGCCTCCTCCGTCGCGAACGACACGATCGGCGCGAGCAGCCGCAGCAGGGCGGACAGCGCCACGTGCAGCGCGAGGGCGGCGGATGCCTGGCCGGGGTCGGCCTGATCGTAGGCGCGCTCCTTGACGAGCTCGAGGTAGTCGTCGCAGAACGTCCAGAAGAACGACTCGGTCACCTCCAGGGCCTTGGCCTGGTCGTAGTCCTCGTACGCGGTCGTCGCCTCGCGGATCACCTCGTCGAGGGTGGCCAGCATCGAGGCGTCCAGCGCGTGGGTGATCCGCGCATCCTCCGGGACGGGGAACGACAGCACGAACTTCGCCGCGTTGAGGATCTTGATGGCGAGCCTGCGGCCGATCTTCACCTGCGTGGGGTTCTGCGGGTCGAAGGCGGCGTCCATGCCGAGCCGGCTGGATGCGGACCAGTAGCGCACGGCGTCCGACCCGTGCTTGTCGAGGATGTCCGCCGGGGTGACGACGTTCCCCTTCGACTTGGACATCTTCTTGCGGTCGGGGTCCACGATGAACCCGGAGATGGCGGCGTTGCTCCACGGGGCGCGCTGGTCCTCGAGCGTGGAGCGCAGCATGGTGGAGAACAGCCAGGTGCGGATGATGTCCTGGCCCTGCGGGCGCAGGTCGAACGGCGCCACCAGGTTCCACAGCTCCTCGTCGCGCTGCCAGCCGCCGGCCAGCTGCGGCGTGAGGGAGGAGGTGGCCCAGGTGTCGAAGATGTCCTGCTCGGCATCGAACCCGCCCGGTATGCCGCGCTGCTCCTCGGTGTACCCGGCCGGTACGGAACTGGTCGGATCGATCGGAAGCTCGTCGTGGGCCGGAGTGAGCACCCGGTCGTAGTCGCGCTCGCCGTTCTCGTCCAGCGCGTACCAGACCGGGATCGGCACGCCGAAGAAGCGCTGTCGGGAGATGAGCCAGTCGCCGGTCAGGCCGCCCACCCAGTTCTCATAGCGCACGCGCATGAAGTCCGGATGCCAGGCCATCCGCCGGCCGTGCTCGAGCAGTTCGTCGCGCAGGTGCTCGTCGCGTGCGCCGTTGCGGATGTACCACTGGCGGGTGGACACGATCTCCAGCGGCCGGTCGCCCTTCTCGAAGAACTTCACCGCGTGGTTGAAGGGCTTGCCCACCTCGATGAGCTCGCCGGACTCGCCCAGCAGCTCCACGATCGCCTTGCGCGCGCTGAACACGGTCTTGCCCGCGAGCTGCGCGTACGCCGCCTTCCCGGCATCCGACACGATGACCTCGGGCGCGTCGGCGATCACGCGGCCGTCCTTGCCCAGGATCGTGCGGTTGGGCAGATCCAGCTCCCGCCACCACACGATGTCGGTCACGTCGCCGAACGTGCAGATCATGGCGATGCCGGAGCCCTTGTCGGGCTGGGCGAGGTGGTGCGCGAGCACCGGGACCTCGACGTCGAAGATCGGCGTGCGCACGGTGGAGCCGAAATACGGCTGGTAGCGCTCGTCGTCGGGGTGGGCCACGAGCGCCACACAGGCGGCCAGCAGCTCGGGGCGGGTGGTCTCGATGTGGATGTCGCCGCTGCCGTCGGTGCGGTGGAAGGCCAGCCGGTGGTAGGAGGCCTGCTGCTCGCGGTCCTCGAGTTCGGCCTGCGCGATCGCGGAGCGGAAGTCGATGTCCCACAGCGTCGGCGCCAGGGACTGGTATGCCTCACCGCGCTCCAGACCGCGCAGGAAGGCCAGCTGGCTCTGGCGGATCGTCGCGTCGGAGATGGTGCGGTAGGTCTGCGTCCAGTCGACGCTGAGCCCCAGCTGGCGGAACAAGGCCTCGAACTGCTTCTCGTCCTCGATCGTGAGCTTCTCGCACAGCTCGATGAAGTTGCGTCGGCTGATGGGGACCTGGTCGGCCGCACGGGTCGACTTGTTGGTGCCGCCCTCGAACGGCGGAGTGAAGTCGGGGTCGTAGGGCAGGGTGGGATCGCACCGCACACCGTAGTAGTTCTGCACGCGGCGCTCGGTGGGCAGGCCGTTGTCGTCCCAGCCCATCGGATAGAACACGTTCTTGCCGCGCATGCGCTCGAAGCGCGCCTTGATGTCGGTGTGCGTGTACGAGAACACGTGGCCGATGTGCAGGCTGCCGGATGCCGTGGGCGGGGGCGTGTCGATCGAGTACACGCCGTCGCGTCCGGACTCGGCGGCACGGGCACGGTCGAAGAGGAACGTCCCCTGCTCGGCCCAGCGCTCACCCCACTTCGCCTCGAGACCTTCCAGCGCGGGCTTGTCGGGGATCTGGTTCGATGCGGACGCGGCCATGAAGGGTCTCCTTGCGCGATGTGTGCGGCACCGTGTGAGCGTGCCTGAGTGTGAGCGTGCCACGAGTCTACCCGGCTGTGCCGGGAGGGTTCGCCCGCCGCACGGATGCCGGTGCGCGCCCGCCGCGGTCTGCGCGCTTCGCACGCGGCGCGGGGCGGGTACAATGAGCGGAGCAGCAGTGATCCGGCCATCACCGGGGAGCTCTCGGAAGAACAGTCGTCAGGCCCAGTAGAACCGAGCGGGGCAGGCCCGTCACAGCCGCAGTGAGAGGGGCGTCGCCGGGAGGCGCCGCACGCCGGGTGGTACCGCGGTCCGCGTGAGAACAAGGGTCGTCCCGGCAAGCGGCATCCGACCACGACCGAGCGAGCTCACATGACCTACCCCCGCCCCTCGACATCCTCAGGTTCCCGCCCCGGCGCCGCCTTCGGCGAGGCCGCAGTGAGCCCCAGTCCGCGCTTCCCCGAGATCGAGACCGAGGTGCTCGAGTACTGGAAGGCCGACGACACGTTCCGCGCCTCCGTCGCGCAGCGCGAAGGCGCCGACGAGTGGGTCTTCTACGACGGCCCGCCGTTCGCGAACGGCCTGCCGCACTACGGGCACCTGCTCACCGGGTACGCCAAGGATCTCTTCCCGCGCTTCCAGACCATGCTCGGCAAGAAGGTCGACCGCGTGTTCGGATGGGACACCCACGGTCTGCCCGCCGAACTGGAGGCGATGAAGCAGCTCGGCATCACCGAGAAGAGCCAGATCGAGGACATGGGCATCGACGTCTTCAACGCGAAGGCGCGCGAATCGGTGCTCGCCTACACGCGCGAGTGGCAGGACTACGTCACCCGCCAGGCCCGCTGGGTGGACTTCGAGCGCGGATACAAGACTCTCGACCTCGGCTACATGGAGAGCGTGCTCTGGGCGTTCAAGACGCTCTACGACAAGGGCCTGGCCTACGAGGGCTACCGCGTGCTGCCGTACTGCTGGCGCGACGAGACACCGCTTTCCGCGCACGAGCTGCGCATGGACGACGACGTGTACCAGGATCGTCAGGACCCCTCGGTCACCGTCACCTTCCCGTTGACGGGTGCGAAGGCCGAGTCGCTCGGACTCACCGCCGTGCGCGCCCTCGCCTGGACGACCACGCCGTGGACGCTGCCGACGAACCTCGCGCTCGTCGTCGGACCCGAGATCGAGTACGTCGTCGTCCCGGCCGGTCCCGACGGCGCCGCGGATGTCGTGGCCGGAGACGACCCCGCCGAGACCGCCGCGCACCGGTACCTGCTGGCCCGTGACCTGCTGGGCGGCTACGCGAAGGACCTCGGCTACGACTCCGCCGACGACGCGCTCGCCGCCGTCGAGAGAACCGTGGTCGGCAAGGAGCTCGAGGACGTCACGTACGACAGGCTGTTCGACTACTACGCGGATGCCGAGACCTGGGGCACCGAGCGGGCCTGGCGCATCCTCGTCGACGACTACGTCACGACCACCGACGGCACCGGCATCGTGCACCAGGCGCCCGCGTACGGTGAGGACGACCAGCGCGTGAGCAACGCGGCAGGGATCCCCACCATCCTCTCGCTCGACGAGGGGGGGAAATTCCTGCCCACCGTCACCGATGTCGCCGGCCGACTGTGGTCGGACGCCAACCGGCCTCTCATCCGCCTGCTGACCGAACGCGGACGTCTGCTGCGCGAGCAGAGCTACGTGCACTCCTACCCGCACTGCTGGCGCTGCCGGAACCCCCTCATCTACAAGGCCGTCTCGAGCTGGTTCATCCGTGTCACGGACATCAAGGACCGGATGCTCGCAGGCAATGAGCAGATCACGTGGGTGCCCGAGAACGTCAAGCACGGCCAGTTCGGCAAGTGGCTCGAGGGCGCGCGGGACTGGTCCATCAGCCGCAACCGCTACTGGGGCTCGCCCATCCCGATCTGGAAGAGCGACGACCCGGAGCACCCGCGCGTGGATGCCTATGGGTCGCTCGAGGAGCTGGAGCGCGACTTCGGCACGCTTCCGCGCAATCCCGAGGGCGAGGTCGACCTGCACCGGCCGTACATCGACGAGCTGACCCGCCCGAACCCCGACGACCCGACCGGGAAGTCGACGATGCGCCGCATCGAGGACGTCTTCGACGTGTGGTTCGACTCCGGCTCGATGCCGTACGCGCAGGTGCACTACCCGTTCGAGAACCAGGAGTGGTTCGACACGCACGCCCCCGCCGACTTCATCGTGGAGTACATCGGGCAGACCCGCGGCTGGTTCTACGTCATGCACGTGCTCTCCACGGCGCTGTTCGACCGCCCGGCGTTCACGGGGGTCAGCTGCCATGGCATCGTGCTGGGCTCCGACGGGTACAAGATGTCCAAGTCGCTGCGCAACTACCCGGATGTCAGCGAGGTACTGGACCGTGACGGCTCGGACGCCATGCGCTGGTTCCTCATGTCCAGCTCGGTGCTGCGGGGCGGCAACCTCGCCGTCACGGAGGAGGGCATCCGCGCCGGCGTGCGCGAGTTCCTCCTGCCGCTGTGGAACTCGTGGTACTTCTTCGCGACCTACGCCAACGCCGCGCAGGACGGCGGGTACGAGGCCACGTGGCGCACGGACTCCACCGATGTCCTGGACCGCTACATCCTCGCCCGGCTCGGGGACCTCGTCCGACAGGTGCGCGCCGACCTGGAGGGGCTGGACTCCACCACGGCATCCGCTCGCCTGCGCGATTTCGCCGAGGTGCTGACGAACTGGTACATCCGCCGTTCCCGTGACCGCTTCTGGGAGGGCGTCACCGAGGATCCCCGCAGTCGCGAGGCCTTCGACACGCTGTACACCGTGCTGGAGACGCTCACGCGAGTCGCGGCGCCGCTCGTGCCGCTGATCAGCGAGCGCGTATGGCAGGGACTCACCGGCGGACGCAGCGTGCACCTGACCGACTGGCCCGACGCGTCCGCGTTCCCCGCGGCCGACGACGTGCGCGACGCCATGGACGCCGTGAGGGAGCTCAGCAGCGTCGGCAACGCGCTGCGCAAACGGGAGAAGCTGCGCGTGCGCCTGCCGCTGGCACGGTTGACGGCCGTCTCCCCAGTCGCGGCGGACCTCGCGCAGTTCGAGGACATCCTTCGCGACGAGCTCAATGTGAAGGCCGTCGAGTTCGTGCCGCTCGGCGAGAGCACCGCGGAGGAGTACGGCATCAGCCATCGGCTCACCGTCAACGCCCGTGCCGCCGGACCCCGGCTCGGCAAGGACGTGCAGCGCGTGATCGCGGCGGCCAAGAGCGGGCAGTGGCGGGAGTGGAAGGGCGAGATCGTCGTCGGCGGCGTCGCCCTGCAGCCCGGAGAGTACGACCTCGTGCTGGAGACCACCGGCAGACCGGAGGGGGAGGCTCTCGCCGTCGTGCCCGGCGGCGGGTTCGTGCTGCTGGATGTGACCACCACGCCCGAGCTGGAGGCGGAGGGCCTCGCCCGCGATGTGATCCGGGCAGTGCAGGACTCGCGCAAGAAGGCCGGCTTCGAGGTCAGCGACAGGATCCGCCTGGTGCTGACCTTCGAGGAGGAGTCGGATGCCGCGGACGTCGCCTCGGCGTTCGAGATCGCCGATATCGCGGGGGAGACCCTTGCGACCGCGTATGCCGTGCGCTCGGGCACGGGGGTGCACCGGGAGCTCGGCGACGTCTCCGCGGATCCCGAGTTCGAGGCCGACGTCGCCGCGGGGACGTACGCCAATGCGGGAGCGTTCACCGTCGCCGTCGCCAGGACCGGCAGGGCCTCGTGATGACCGACCGGCAGCGGGCGGACGCCGTCTACGAGCTGCTGCTGGAGCGCGCGGGGGAGCGCTGGGTGCAGCCGAGGAAGGAACGAGTGGCGCGCATCCTCACGCTGCTCGACGACCCTCAGCGCACCTACCGGGTCGTGCACATCACCGGCACCAACGGCAAGACCTCCACAGCCCGGATGGTCGAGAGCCTGCTGCGCGCGCACGGCCTGCGCACCGGGCTGTTCACCAGTCCGCACCTGAAGCGCTTCACGGAGCGCATCATGATCGACGGGGAACCGGTCGCGGACGCTGCCGTCGCGGATGCCTGGGATGAGATCGAGCCGTTCGTCGGGATCGTGGACGCCGAGCTCTCCGCCGCCGGCGACGAGCCGCTGACGTTCTTCGAACTGCTCAC from Microbacterium soli includes:
- a CDS encoding ATP-dependent Clp protease proteolytic subunit, whose amino-acid sequence is MYTPTFRAAGNLPSSRYVLPQFEERTAYGFKRQDPYNKLFEDRVIFLGVQVDDASADDVMAQLLVLESQDAERDITMYINSPGGSFTAMTAIYDTMQYVAPQIQTVVLGQAASAASVLLAAGAPGKRLALPNARVLMHQPAMGEAGQGQASDIEIQANEIMRMRTWLEETMARHTGQAVEKVNRDIDRDNILSAEQAKEYGIVDQVLTSRKRA
- a CDS encoding sugar-binding transcriptional regulator: MDDELLMVRAAELSYDENRTQDEIGALLGISRWKVGRLLLQARERGIVRIEIVHPRARRLGLERALLGRFGLTDAVVVPASDDPGAVLERVARAAADLLTALRPVPRTLAVSWGRTLTAVADALPDGWAHGVTVVQANGGVSVNRRAGGAASVAVTIAQRGEGQAVLLPSPAILERIETKRAVEADRTVAAILERAAGADTFLFTAGPCDPASAHVENGYLTADDIAELARRGAVGDLLGRYIDADGNIVDPQLDARTLGVGLDRVRASPRSIFVTAGIAKHDIARTVVSNGLCTVLVTDEPTALALLEET
- the deoC gene encoding deoxyribose-phosphate aldolase; the encoded protein is MTTTELARRTAVDVLGGEPDDATLRRFLHGLPGVDAVGLEQRAAALGTRSIKATSKAWALDKVISLIDLTTLEGADTAGKVRSLVAKAKNPDASDPTTPRVAAVCVYGDMVGHAVEALGDLHGDPDEGRISVAAVATAFPSGRASVDVKLADTADAVAAGADEIDMVIDRGAFLEGRYGLVFDQIARVKEACRREDGSYASLKVIMETGELNTYDNIKRASWLSILAGGDFIKTSTGKVQPAATLPTTLLMLETVRDWHRATGERIGVKPAGGIRSSKDAIRYLVTVAETAGEEWLQPHLFRFGASSLLNDVLLQRQKTITGHYSGADYVTID
- a CDS encoding aldehyde dehydrogenase family protein → MSFLEYAPAPESTAILKLKDSYGLFIDGEFVDGSGPSFHTISPADESRIAEISSASDEDVDRAVAAARRAYDKVWSKMSGRDRGKYLFRVARLVQERARELAVAESLDNGKPIKESRDVDVPLVAAWFFYYAGWADKLDYAGLGANPKSLGVAGQVIPWNFPLLMLAWKLAPALAAGNTVVLKPAETTPLTALIFAEILQQADLPAGVVNIITGAGAPGAALVRHAYVDKVAFTGSTAVGRDIAKAIAGTDKRVTLELGGKAANIVFDDAPIDQAVEGIVNGIFFNQGHVCCAGSRLLVQESIHDDVVDRLKHRLSTLRLGDPLDKNTDIGAINSAAQLARIRELSDIGEAEGAERWSADCAIPEKGFWFAPTIFTGVEASSRIARDEIFGPVLSVLTFRTPAEAIAKANNTPYGLSAGIWSDKGSRILAVADRLRAGVVWANTFNRFDPSSPFGGYKESGYGREGGRHGLTAYLKGASA
- a CDS encoding aldehyde dehydrogenase family protein, translated to MSARLTVPKTYKLAIGGAFPRSESGRTYEVLSAEGAFLANAAKASRKDARDAVVAARAAVKGWSGATAYNRGQVLYRVAEILEGRRAQFVDEIVGQEGATAAAAGAQVDAAIDLWVWYAGWCDKYAQVGGNANPVAGPYFNISVPEPTGVVAIVAPQDSALLGLVSVIAPALVTGNTVVVIASERFPLSAISLAEVLATSDVPGGVVNVLTGSPAEITPWLASHADVDALDLAGAGDLDWVDLEIAAADTLKRVLRPGVGSNGAVEQSLDRITALTETKTVWHTKSMV